A genome region from Vespa velutina chromosome 18, iVesVel2.1, whole genome shotgun sequence includes the following:
- the LOC124955409 gene encoding protein obstructor-E-like, translating into MSYEDIRRRVPLIITLLFLTLNKIEGQFRCPESKGFFPDLEQCDLYYSCVDGKPEEKLCKDGLVFRDDNPKKELCDIPANVPCGDRTLLQEPQPSKGCPRANGYFKHEDPTACDRFVNCIDGIPQIMPCPPGLIYEDKMSSCVWPADASRLCENVKRDVLDDGFVCPDGDVAGPLGRVLPHPTYPHPEDCAKFYICRNGVVPQKGQCDSGTVYNEESFRCTEPENVPGCEDYYKRKN; encoded by the exons aTGTCGTACGAGGATATACGTCGTCGTGtaccattaataataacgttattatttttgacatTGAACAAGATCGAAGGACAATTTCGTTGTCCCGAATCTAAGGGTTTCTTTCCAGATTTGGAACAGTGcgatctttattattcttgcGTAGACGGTAAACCCGAGGAAAAACTTTGCAAAGACGGCCTCGTATTCAGGGACGATAATCCCAAGAAGGAACTTTGCGATATACCGGCTAACGTTCCATGCGGCGATAGGACTCTATTAC agGAACCACAGCCAAGTAAAGGATGTCCACGGGCTAATGGATATTTCAAGCACGAGGATCCAACAGCCTGCGATAGATTCGTTAATTGCATCGACGGTATACCACAGATAATGCCATGTCCGCCTGGTCTGATTTACGAGGACAAAATGTCGAGTTGCGTTTGGCCGGCTGATGCCAGTAGATTATGCGAAAACGTTAAACGCGACGTCCTTGACGACGGTTTCGTTTGCCCGGACGGTGACGTGGCCGGTCCATTGGGACGTGTTTTACCACATCCGACCTATCCCCATCCAGAGGATTGTGCCAAATTTTACATATGTAGGAACGGCGTTGTACCGCAAAAGGGACAATGCGATAGCGGCACCGTATACAACGAGGAAAGTTTTAGGTGTACCGAACCCGAAAACGTACCGGGATg CGAGGATTATTACAAACGGAAGAACTAA